One genomic segment of Bacteroidales bacterium includes these proteins:
- a CDS encoding ThuA domain-containing protein: MKKTPVSFLPAIVLFLLFCLGTNTWAQRFPRFKVLAFYNDKVEKAHVEFALEAVKYFNYLNIGKGFVFDVTSDFSDCNIEKLNQYQLVIMLNDQPHGKDQREAFQQYMENGGGWMGFHVAAYNDRNTNWPWYLDFLGGGVFHRNNWPSMTAKVVVDKEHPVTRGLPQAFVAPENEWYQWKPSPRENKDIEVLVTLSPENYPLGLKDILVDGDLPVVWTNTKYRMIYLNMGHDGKAFTDATQNHLIINAFRWVVSIDKNGDPFKK, from the coding sequence ATGAAAAAGACACCTGTCAGTTTTTTACCGGCTATTGTGTTATTTCTCCTGTTCTGTCTGGGAACCAATACCTGGGCACAAAGATTTCCACGCTTTAAGGTACTTGCATTTTATAATGATAAAGTCGAAAAAGCACATGTGGAGTTTGCCCTCGAAGCAGTTAAATATTTTAATTACCTGAATATCGGTAAAGGATTTGTCTTTGATGTTACTTCCGACTTTTCGGATTGTAATATTGAGAAATTGAACCAGTATCAACTGGTAATCATGCTCAATGACCAGCCTCACGGGAAAGATCAGCGTGAAGCCTTTCAGCAATATATGGAAAACGGCGGCGGCTGGATGGGATTTCACGTAGCAGCATACAATGACAGGAATACCAATTGGCCCTGGTACCTCGATTTCCTCGGAGGAGGGGTATTTCACCGGAATAACTGGCCGTCGATGACAGCCAAAGTGGTAGTAGATAAAGAGCATCCGGTGACAAGGGGATTACCCCAGGCTTTTGTCGCACCCGAAAATGAATGGTACCAATGGAAACCCAGTCCCCGGGAAAATAAAGACATCGAGGTGCTGGTAACCTTATCCCCTGAAAACTATCCTTTAGGGCTGAAGGATATACTTGTGGACGGTGATCTACCCGTTGTATGGACCAATACGAAATACCGGATGATTTACCTGAATATGGGGCACGATGGAAAAGCATTTACCGATGCGACACAAAATCATCTAATTATCAATGCATTCAGATGGGTAGTGAGCATCGATAAAAACGGAGATCCGTTCAAAAAATAA
- a CDS encoding ThuA domain-containing protein, producing MKITRYILLVFIFFAGMNSHVSAQKKIKAMIATGQDGSHWWKGGNDAMKQILENTGLFTVDIIETPDWGGDMKLFNPDFSKYELVIINYGGATWAEETRKNFEKFVADGGGVVAVHSSMVPMEDWPAYNEIIGLGAWNGRNEKWGPYVYWADGKFVYDYSPGWAGHHALQRMSTIEHRNPEHPILKGLNPVWRHFKDEIYSKLRGPAKNMEILATTWDGSEDGGSGRHEPMIWTVKYGKGKAFVTLLGHAGNDPELRYAMECTGFQVTLARGAEWAATGKVTQGIPDDFPTENVYTLRPEFRYIDKGKVVSKN from the coding sequence ATGAAAATAACAAGATACATTCTATTGGTTTTCATTTTCTTCGCGGGAATGAACTCTCATGTTTCCGCCCAGAAGAAAATCAAAGCGATGATTGCTACCGGCCAGGACGGAAGCCACTGGTGGAAAGGCGGCAATGATGCCATGAAACAGATACTTGAAAATACAGGTCTGTTTACAGTCGATATTATTGAAACACCCGACTGGGGCGGCGATATGAAACTGTTCAATCCTGATTTCAGTAAATATGAGTTGGTTATCATTAATTACGGAGGAGCCACCTGGGCCGAAGAGACGAGGAAAAATTTCGAAAAATTCGTGGCGGATGGCGGCGGAGTAGTAGCCGTCCATTCCTCAATGGTTCCGATGGAGGACTGGCCAGCATACAATGAAATCATCGGCCTGGGCGCATGGAACGGACGTAATGAAAAATGGGGCCCTTATGTATACTGGGCCGACGGTAAATTCGTATATGATTATTCTCCCGGATGGGCAGGACATCATGCACTTCAACGCATGTCCACCATCGAGCACCGTAATCCTGAACATCCCATACTGAAAGGGTTGAATCCGGTATGGCGTCATTTCAAAGATGAGATATACTCCAAACTGCGTGGCCCTGCCAAAAATATGGAAATATTGGCTACCACCTGGGATGGCTCTGAGGATGGCGGTTCCGGACGGCATGAACCGATGATATGGACGGTAAAATATGGAAAGGGAAAAGCATTTGTCACCCTTCTCGGACATGCCGGAAACGATCCGGAATTGCGGTATGCCATGGAATGTACCGGGTTTCAGGTGACATTGGCCAGGGGAGCCGAATGGGCGGCAACCGGAAAGGTTACACAAGGCATACCGGATGATTTCCCGACGGAGAATGTGTATACCCTGCGGCCGGAGTTCAGGTATATTGATAAAGGAAAAGTAGTAAGTAAGAATTGA